From Coccinella septempunctata chromosome 4, icCocSept1.1, whole genome shotgun sequence, a single genomic window includes:
- the LOC123310772 gene encoding sodium/potassium-transporting ATPase subunit beta-2-like: protein MGKILFHIVSGMLAAVAASVGICIWIFTSPGYQKWLDDEFMDVPRLNFIPLPDDKKSSLIRLQLSNKTNPVKWTDNLMSSLDKYYAPSKMEKGTDNIMYDCSYQNFPPEGKFCVVDISEWGPCIRDNYFGYYRGTPCVFLKLNMINGWVPEYYNDPNDLPELMPEQLKNHIRFNLTGSERDRIWISCEGKNPEDEQVLGPVQYYPSTQGLAGYYFPYKKAEGYLSPLVAVEFKGPTTGKVINIECKAWAKNIKHNGTGMAHFQLLVD, encoded by the exons ATGG GAAAAATTCTCTTTCATATTGTTTCCGGAATGCTGGCAGCAGTAGCAGCTTCAGTAGGCATATGCATATGGATTTTCACGAGTCCAGGATACCAGAAATGGCTAGATGATGAATTCATGGATGTCCCTAGATTGAATTTCATACCCTTGCCTGATGACAAAAAAAGTAGTCTCATTCGATTGCAATTGTCTAACAAAACCAATCCCGTTAAATGGACGGACAATCTTATGTCTTCTCTAGACA AGTATTATGCTCCTAGCAAGATGGAAAAAGGAACCGATAACATAATGTACGATTGTTCATACCAGAACTTTCCACCAGAAGGCAAATTTTGTGTGGTCGACATAAGCGAATGGGGACCTTGCATCCGTGATAACTATTTTGGCTATTACAGAGGAACACCCTGTGTTTTCCTGAAACTGAATATGATAAACGGATGGGTGCCAGAGTATTACAATGACCCCAATGATCTTCCTGAACTCATGCCAGAACAGCTCAAGAACCATATTAGATTCAACCTCACCGGATCAGAG aggGACCGTATCTGGATATCCTGTGAGGGAAAAAATCCAGAAGATGAACAGGTTTTGGGACCTGTTCAATATTATCCTTCAACCCAAGGGTTGGCAGGATACTATTTTCCGTACAAGAAAGCCGAAGGCTACTTGAGTCCTCTTGTTGCTGTTGAATTCAAAGGACCAACTACCGGTAAAGTTATAAATATCGAATGTAAAGCATGGGCCAAAAACATCAAGCACAACGGAACTGGAATGGCTCATTTCCAATTGCTCGTAGATTGA
- the LOC123311170 gene encoding sodium/potassium-transporting ATPase subunit beta-2-like: MGKVLYLMVSGMLVASLAICMWVFPSPGNQKWNNEELVDVPRLNFRPLPDDKKSTLIWLQLSNKTSPVKWTENLMSFLDNYYVPKKIANVSENIYACSYYNYPPEGRFCDVDIRAWGPCIRENYFDYHRGSPCVFLKMNMRNGWVPEYYNDPNDLPEHMPEELKNHIRFNVTRSERDNIWISCEGENPEDVEFLGPVQYHPSIQGFPGYYFPYKKTAGYLSPLIAVHFRRPRSGVVINIECKAWAKNIKHNREDGSGLVHFELLID; the protein is encoded by the exons ATGG GAAAAGTTCTTTATCTCATGGTTTCGGGAATGCTGGTAGCTTCATTAGCCATATGCATGTGGGTTTTCCCGAGTCCAGGGAACCAGAAATGGAACAATGAGGAATTAGTGGATGTCCCTAGATTAAATTTCAGACCCCTGCCTGATGATAAAAAGAGTACCCTTATTTGGTTGCAATTGTCTAACAAAACCTCTCCAGTGAAATGGACGGAAAATCTTATGTCTTTTCTAGACA ACTATTATGTCCCTAAGAAGATCGCAAATGTAAGCGAAAATATATACGCTTGTTCATACTACAACTACCCACCAGAAGGCAGATTTTGTGATGTCGACATAAGAGCATGGGGACCTTGCATCCGTGAGAATTATTTTGACTATCACAGAGGCTCACCCTGTGTATTCCTGAAAATGAATATGAGGAACGGATGGGTGCCAGAGTATTACAATGACCCCAATGACCTTCCTGAACATATGCCCGAAGAACTCAAGAACCATATAAGATTCAATGTCACCAGATCAGAG agagacaatatctgGATATCCTGTGAGGGCGAGAACCCAGAAGATGTAGAATTTTTGGGACCTGTTCAATATCATCCTTCTATCCAAGGATTTCCAGGATACTATTTTCCGTATAAGAAAACCGCAGGCTACTTGAGTCCTCTTATTGCTGTTCACTTCAGGAGACCAAGGAGCGGTGTAGTTATAAACATCGAATGTAAAGCGTGGGCCAAAAATATCAAACACAATAGAGAAGACGGGAGTGGATTGGTACATTTCGAATTGCTCATAGATTGA
- the LOC123311171 gene encoding sodium/potassium-transporting ATPase subunit beta-2-like produces the protein MGKVLYLMVSGMLAASLAICMWVFSGPGNQEWNNEGLVDVPRLNFLPLPDDKKSTLIRLQMSNKTNHVKWTDNLMSFLDKYYVPSMKEKGGRNIYACSYDTLPPEGRFCDVDIRAWGPCIRENYFGYNRGSPCVFLKMNMMNGWVPEYYNDPNDLPEHMPEQLKNHIRFNLTRSERDSIWISCQGENPADTEFLGPVQYYPSIQGFPGYYFPYKKIEGYLSPLVAVQFRTPTTGLVINIECKAWAKNIKHNRDDGSGMVQFQLLVA, from the exons ATGG GAAAAGTTCTTTATCTTATGGTTTCGGGAATGCTGGCAGCTTCATTAGCCATATGCATGTGGGTTTTCTCAGGTCCAGGAAACCAGGAATGGAACAATGAGGGATTAGTGGATGTCCCTAGGTTGAATTTCTTACCCCTGCCCGATGACAAAAAAAGTACCCTTATTCGGTTGCAAATGTCTAACAAAACGAATCATGTGAAATGGACGGACAATCTTATGTCTTTTCTAGACA AGTATTATGTTCCTAGCATGAAAGAAAAGGGAGGCAGAAACATATACGCTTGTTCATACGATACCTTACCACCAGAAGGCAGATTTTGTGATGTCGACATAAGGGCATGGGGACCTTGCATCCGTGAGAATTATTTTGGCTATAACAGAGGCTCACCCTGTGTATTCCTGAAAATGAATATGATGAACGGATGGGTGCCAGAGTATTACAATGACCCCAATGATCTTCCTGAACACATGCCAGAACAGCTCAAGAACCATATAAGATTCAATCTCACCAGATCAGAG agagacAGTATCTGGATATCCTGTCAGGGCGAAAATCCAGCAGATACAGAATTTTTGGGACCTGTTCAATATTATCCTTCAATCCAAGGATTTCCAGGATACTATTTTCCGTACAAGAAAATCGAGGGCTACTTGAGTCCTCTTGTTGCTGTTCAATTCAGGACACCAACCACCGGTTTAGTTATAAATATCGAATGTAAAGCGTGGGCCAAAAACATCAAGCACAATAGAGACGACGGGAGTGGAATGGTTCAATTCCAATTGCTCGTGGCTTGA
- the LOC123311169 gene encoding sodium/potassium-transporting ATPase subunit beta-2-like: protein MGKALYLIVSGMLATSLAICIWVFSGPGNQEWNNEGLVDVPRLNFRPLPDDKKSTLIQLKLSNKTNHLKWTENLMSFLDKYYDPRKIGKGIENMYACSYNTHLPPKGKFCDVLVDTMELGPCIRDNYFGYHKGSPCVFLKLNMINGWVPEYYNEPNDLPEVMPEQLKYHIRYNVTPIERKTIWISCEGENPADVEFMGPVQFYPSTQGLPYYYFPYDKTEGYMSPLVAVQFKRPTTGVVINIECKAWAKNIKHNREDESGMVHFQLLVD from the exons ATGG GAAAAGCTCTTTATCTCATTGTTTCGGGAATGCTGGCAACTTCCTTAGCCATATGCATATGGGTTTTCTCTGGTCCAGGAAACCAGGAATGGAACAATGAGGGATTAGTGGATGTCCCTAGATTAAATTTCAGACCCCTGCCTGATGACAAAAAAAGTACTCTCATTCAGTTGAAATTGTCTAACAAAACCAATCACTTGAAATGGACGGAAAATCTTATGTCTTTTCTAGACA AGTATTATGATCCTCGGAAGATTGGAAAAGGAATCGAAAACATGTACGCTTGTTCATATAACACCCATTTACCGCCAAAGGGCAAATTTTGTGATGTCCTTGTCGACACAATGGAATTGGGACCTTGCATCCGTGATAATTATTTTGGCTATCACAAAGGATCACCCTGTGTATTCCTGAAACTGAATATGATAAACGGATGGGTGCCAGAGTATTACAATGAACCCAATGATCTTCCTGAAGTCATGCCAGAACAGCTCAAGTACCATATAAGATACAATGTCACCCCAATAGAG AGAAAAACTATCTGGATATCCTGTGAGGGCGAAAATCCAGCAGATGTAGAATTCATGGGACCTGTTCAATTTTACCCTTCAACCCAAGGATTGCCATATTACTATTTTCCATACGACAAAACCGAAGGCTACATGAGTCCTCTTGTTGCTGTTCAATTCAAGAGACCAACCACCGGTGTAGTAATAAATATCGAATGTAAAGCGTGGGCCAAAAACATCAAACACAATAGAGAAGACGAGAGTGGAATGGTTCATTTCCAATTGCTCGTAGATTGA